The Streptomyces sp. NBC_01317 genomic interval CGGAGCGGCTCTGGCAGACGAGCAGGCGGGGCAGACCGTAGTCGTAGAGGTCGGGCTCGGGGGACCCACCGTCCGGCGCACCGAAACCCGGCGCCGGGTCCGGCCCCAGCAGCCCCGGCAGCCCCGGCAGCCCCGGCAGCCCCGGCGCCTCACCCCGCCGCCGCGCCAGTGCCTCCTCGAACCGTCCGTACGGTACGGGCGGGGCCGGTGTGAACGGGAGCGCGCGCGGCAGCCGGCCGACGGGACGTACCACCCGGCACAGCTCGTAGTACAGCTGACGCTCGGTGAACCGGATCCGCCCGGGCGCCCCGGCGCGCGCGACGGCGGTTTCGAGCGCCCGGCCCAGGAGCCGCCCGCGCACGCCGGGCGCGCCACCCCCTCCCCGTACGCCCCCTACCCGTACCTCTCCTCCCCCTGTCACCGCGGCCCCTCCAGCGCCGACGCCACCCGCCGCAGCCCCGCCGCCAGGCGCTCGCGCCCGGTGGTGGTGCCCACGCCCTCGACCCGCTGGACGCGTTCGATGTCCCGCAGGGCGGCCGCGAGCAGCCCGAAGTCCGTCCCGACGCGGCTGACCGTCCCCACGGCCCGGCGCGGCTCGCGCACGATGTCCTCGGTGGCCCGGCGTTCGGCCTCCGACGCGGTGATCGCGTAGTCCTCGTGGTCGATACCGAAGCCGGTGTTGGCGGCGAGGATGTTCAGCGGGCGCCCGCCCCGGTTGGCGAAGGAGTGGGGCATCATCTCCGGGATCCGGATCATCGCCCCCGGGACCAGCCGGATCTCGGTGACCCGGCCGCGAGCGGCGTCGTACAGACCGCAGGACGCGTGGCCGAGGCTGAGGACGACGTGCTCGCCGCCGTGCGCGTGCGGGGTGAACGCGCTGCGCGGGCCGACCACCCCGAGTTTGAAGGTGGCGTTCGACGGGCGCTCCGGGGACGTCCCCGCGTCACCCACGAGATAGTGGGCGAACTGCCCGGCGTCGATGAACGGCAGGAACTCCTCACGCGGGCCCAGCTCCCGCGCCCCCTCCCGGTCCGCGAACAGCACCCGCCCGTCGGCGCCGAGCCGGAACACCTCCACGCCGAAGGGGAGCCGCTGGGAGAGCCGCTCCATGTCCCGCACCGCACCGCGCACCCAGCCCCGCGGTCCCTGTCCCTGTCCCTGCCCGTGGCCGTGCCCCTGCCCTTGCCTGCCGGGGCCGGCGTCCGTGTGGGACATCAGCGCCCCCTCTCGCTCAGCTTGCCTGGTTCGGTACGAAGCTCATGCCGCGCCCCCGTCATGCCCGGCCCGCGTCCGGCCACGTCAGGAAGCCGAGCGCCTCGGCCTTGCGCCGGTCCGGGTCGCCCCCGGGGTCCGTGACCCGTTCCAGGACGGCCGAGACGGCCTTCAGGAGTGTCGCGGGCCGCGCGCCGACCAGCGGGCTCCACCAGCCGTCGAGCAGCCACATCAGCTCCTCGGACGTCAGCGTGCCGGCGGCTCGCAACCGCCGGATGGCCCCCGGCTCAGGGGCGGTCCCGTGGGCCACCACCGCGCCCGGCGCGTGCATGACGACGCGCGGGCGCAGCCCCGCGTCGACCACCCGCCGTCCCGGGAGCGCGTCCCGGACGGCGAGCACCTGCACGCTGCCGATCGCTCCCGCGTCGTGCAGCACGACGACGGGCACGTCGTTGGGCAACGCCTGGACGGTGGTGGCGATCTCGACTCCGTACCGCGCGGGAATGTCGTTGGCCGCCAGGAAGGACGCGACGGCCAGGTCCGCGCAGAGGAGTGCGGCCCGGGGCCGTTCGGGCCGGGGCGTGCGGCGCAGGGTCGCGTCGTCCACGACGCCGGGGGGCAGCTCTCCGTACGCGAACTTCCAGCGGGCCATGGCCTGTTCGCGGAAGGGGC includes:
- a CDS encoding cupin domain-containing protein, giving the protein MSHTDAGPGRQGQGHGHGQGQGQGPRGWVRGAVRDMERLSQRLPFGVEVFRLGADGRVLFADREGARELGPREEFLPFIDAGQFAHYLVGDAGTSPERPSNATFKLGVVGPRSAFTPHAHGGEHVVLSLGHASCGLYDAARGRVTEIRLVPGAMIRIPEMMPHSFANRGGRPLNILAANTGFGIDHEDYAITASEAERRATEDIVREPRRAVGTVSRVGTDFGLLAAALRDIERVQRVEGVGTTTGRERLAAGLRRVASALEGPR